One stretch of Syntrophobacterales bacterium DNA includes these proteins:
- a CDS encoding DUF6076 domain-containing protein — MRLKFVGHEVGKSSIKKCKNCKRFFIPRRMVNTEYCEHLYGDRNKKRNEIGTMNDPNRKGNGGSHSRSA; from the coding sequence CTGCGGCTCAAATTTGTAGGGCATGAAGTTGGTAAGTCGTCCATCAAGAAGTGTAAAAACTGCAAACGTTTTTTCATTCCGAGACGCATGGTTAATACCGAGTATTGTGAGCACCTTTATGGTGACCGCAATAAAAAACGCAATGAAATCGGCACTATGAATGATCCCAATAGAAAAGGTAACGGAGGGTCCCATTCTAGAAGCGCATAA
- the pncB gene encoding nicotinate phosphoribosyltransferase, translating into MKGIHPINPLVNSTLTDLYQLTMAYTYWKADKMNQPAVFDVFFRRNPFGGEFTVFAGIEEVVNFVASFGFSDSQIEYLKQGPLKGCDPKFFEWLRALDCSKIKIYSLQEGSLTFPPMPLIRIEGPLAVAQLLETTILCLINYPSLEATQAARFRLLAGFDKKLIEFGLRRAQGPDGGVSASRYSYIGGFNATSNVKAGELFGIPVVGTHAHSFVQSFQEIDDLKSKNLRDTEGQERDFVEAVLQIRNALGYTNTNEGELTAFISYAQGFPDRFLALVDTYDTRRSGVPNFICVASALKQFGYEPIGVRIDSEDLAYVSKETRKIFQDAARKQNLDFSGLTITASNDINETAMTEMQRQGHEINIFGIGTNQVTCEAQPALGCVCKLVMINGNPRIKLSKGKITIPGRKEGYRLIGADHTPILDVIIKVGNEAPQPGKKFFCRHPFEESKRAYVVPTEVRPLHRLYWDGWKPLKPVSIHDTRNYVLQQLKEFRPDHLRPVNPTPFKVSVSDELYNFIHGLWMQEAPIATLA; encoded by the coding sequence ATGAAAGGCATACACCCGATAAACCCTTTGGTCAATTCAACATTAACCGATTTGTATCAGCTTACCATGGCATATACCTATTGGAAAGCCGACAAGATGAACCAGCCGGCGGTCTTTGACGTATTCTTCAGAAGGAATCCCTTTGGCGGCGAGTTTACCGTTTTTGCCGGCATTGAGGAAGTGGTCAACTTCGTCGCCTCCTTCGGATTTAGCGACAGTCAAATTGAATACTTGAAACAGGGGCCGCTTAAAGGGTGTGATCCTAAGTTTTTTGAATGGTTGAGAGCTCTGGATTGTTCCAAGATAAAAATATATTCTCTTCAGGAGGGAAGCCTCACATTTCCTCCCATGCCCCTTATCAGGATTGAAGGGCCTCTGGCGGTTGCCCAGCTTCTTGAAACAACGATCCTTTGTCTCATTAACTACCCGAGCTTGGAGGCCACTCAGGCGGCAAGGTTCAGATTGCTGGCAGGATTCGATAAAAAGTTGATTGAATTCGGGTTAAGAAGGGCACAGGGTCCTGACGGCGGCGTCTCAGCGTCACGCTACAGTTATATCGGTGGCTTCAACGCCACGAGCAATGTGAAGGCCGGCGAACTCTTCGGAATTCCCGTTGTCGGTACCCACGCCCACTCTTTTGTGCAGTCATTTCAGGAAATAGACGATCTGAAATCGAAAAATCTCCGCGATACGGAGGGCCAGGAAAGGGACTTTGTGGAGGCTGTCCTGCAAATAAGAAACGCCCTCGGATATACCAACACCAACGAAGGAGAACTGACCGCCTTTATCTCCTACGCTCAGGGTTTTCCAGACAGGTTCCTGGCGCTCGTCGACACTTATGATACCCGCAGGTCGGGTGTGCCAAATTTTATCTGTGTCGCCTCCGCCCTGAAGCAATTCGGATATGAACCTATCGGAGTACGGATTGATTCCGAAGATCTGGCCTATGTGTCCAAAGAGACTAGGAAGATATTTCAGGATGCAGCCAGGAAACAGAACTTGGACTTCTCGGGGCTCACCATAACGGCCAGCAACGACATTAACGAAACTGCCATGACAGAGATGCAGAGGCAGGGCCATGAGATCAATATTTTTGGGATCGGCACGAACCAGGTCACGTGCGAGGCGCAACCCGCATTGGGGTGTGTCTGCAAACTGGTAATGATAAACGGTAACCCGCGGATTAAACTATCCAAAGGAAAGATTACAATTCCGGGCAGAAAAGAGGGGTACCGTCTTATCGGCGCGGACCACACCCCCATTCTCGATGTAATTATCAAGGTGGGTAATGAAGCCCCTCAACCGGGGAAAAAATTCTTCTGCCGCCATCCCTTTGAGGAATCAAAGAGGGCATATGTAGTACCGACTGAGGTTCGTCCATTACACCGCCTTTACTGGGACGGTTGGAAACCATTGAAACCAGTGAGCATACATGACACCAGGAATTACGTTCTTCAGCAACTGAAGGAGTTCCGGCCTGACCACCTCAGGCCGGTGAATCCTACGCCGTTTAAGGTGTCGGTGTCGGACGAGCTCTACAACTTCATCCACGGATTGTGGATGCAGGAAGCCCCGATCGCCACATTAGCGTAA
- the amrB gene encoding AmmeMemoRadiSam system protein B: MGMVREPVVSGTFYPDDPKILADNIRGYLRNAKFERIKGEIVGIVSPHAGYIYSGQVVAYGMKAVSMGSYDTVIVMGSSHREYFEGAAIMDAGRYRTPLGSVDIDEELARAIMDENKLVFSDAEIHGPEHSLEVQIPFLQTVLSGFKLVPMVIGSHEGDICASLARAIYEGIRREGRRRHILLVGSTDLSHYHSYADAMRLDKLVVDRLETFDIQGMMEDFNNEICEACGKGPIIVTMMLSRLLGAGTSKVLKYTNSGDVSGDKGNVVGYMSAVFYRAEGAMA, encoded by the coding sequence ATGGGTATGGTGCGAGAACCGGTTGTTAGCGGGACATTCTATCCCGACGACCCCAAGATACTTGCAGACAATATTCGCGGTTACCTGAGAAATGCGAAATTTGAGCGGATAAAGGGAGAAATAGTAGGTATAGTTTCTCCTCACGCCGGCTACATCTATTCCGGGCAGGTAGTCGCTTACGGGATGAAAGCTGTGTCGATGGGTTCCTATGATACGGTGATCGTCATGGGCTCTAGCCACAGGGAATACTTTGAAGGTGCGGCCATAATGGACGCGGGAAGGTATAGAACTCCCCTCGGCTCGGTGGATATAGATGAGGAACTGGCACGGGCGATTATGGACGAAAACAAGCTCGTCTTTTCGGATGCCGAGATTCATGGACCGGAACACTCCCTTGAAGTCCAGATCCCATTTCTGCAGACTGTGTTGAGCGGCTTCAAACTGGTCCCCATGGTGATAGGATCCCATGAAGGCGACATCTGCGCGTCGCTGGCTAGGGCGATCTACGAGGGGATAAGACGTGAGGGACGGCGACGACACATCCTTCTGGTGGGGAGTACCGATCTCAGCCATTACCACTCTTACGCCGACGCAATGAGACTCGACAAACTGGTGGTGGACCGGTTGGAAACTTTTGATATTCAAGGTATGATGGAAGATTTCAATAATGAAATCTGCGAGGCATGCGGCAAAGGCCCCATTATCGTTACCATGATGCTTTCTAGGCTGTTGGGGGCAGGGACTAGCAAAGTGCTGAAATATACCAATTCCGGCGATGTGTCCGGTGATAAGGGAAACGTTGTAGGCTATATGTCTGCTGTCTTTTACAGGGCGGAAGGGGCGATGGCATGA
- the amrA gene encoding AmmeMemoRadiSam system protein A, translating into MNSLLDTDKVFLKKITKEAIEAVLFHRGKVFSEVPETLQEKMGAFVTLRTNKEELRGCIGYTKGVLPLHQTVREMAVQAAFHDQRFKPACKDEWDDIDVEISVLSSLRKIKSLENIKVGVHGILIEKGFNSGLLLPQVAVENGWDRAAFVEYACRKAGLPKDAWKSKEISIYIFSAEVF; encoded by the coding sequence ATGAACAGCCTGTTAGATACAGATAAGGTCTTTCTTAAGAAGATAACTAAAGAAGCGATTGAAGCCGTTTTGTTCCACAGGGGGAAGGTCTTTTCGGAAGTGCCCGAGACCCTACAGGAGAAAATGGGCGCCTTTGTCACGTTAAGAACGAATAAGGAGGAATTGAGGGGTTGCATAGGCTATACCAAAGGGGTGCTGCCTCTCCACCAGACAGTCAGGGAGATGGCTGTACAGGCAGCTTTCCATGACCAGAGGTTTAAGCCGGCATGTAAAGACGAGTGGGATGATATTGATGTGGAAATATCGGTTCTCTCGTCTCTCAGAAAAATTAAGAGCCTGGAAAATATCAAGGTCGGTGTGCACGGTATACTCATAGAAAAGGGATTCAATTCGGGGTTGCTGCTTCCCCAAGTCGCTGTGGAGAACGGGTGGGACAGAGCAGCTTTTGTGGAATATGCATGCCGCAAAGCTGGGCTTCCCAAGGATGCGTGGAAGTCGAAAGAGATCAGTATTTACATTTTTTCCGCAGAGGTGTTTTAG
- a CDS encoding DUF1858 domain-containing protein: MAKKEEKIEREMSIEDTIENHPEVVPVFERHGLRCAGCKAALFENIEQGAKIYGIDMDVLLADLNVAISED; this comes from the coding sequence ATGGCGAAGAAAGAAGAAAAAATCGAAAGAGAGATGTCTATTGAAGACACAATAGAGAACCATCCCGAGGTTGTTCCTGTTTTCGAGAGACACGGATTGAGATGCGCAGGATGCAAGGCTGCGCTGTTCGAGAATATAGAGCAGGGAGCAAAAATCTACGGTATTGATATGGATGTCTTATTAGCAGATTTAAACGTGGCGATATCGGAAGACTGA
- a CDS encoding nucleotidyltransferase family protein, with protein MKPKKIYAVILAAGVSRRLGVSKLTLEIDGRSVIKRSVAPFLIDEVEKTFVVASIDRAKIAKELRCLETVEIIDNQHYHEGISSSVKASLPYIKGADGVFFHLGDKPFVRPDQVKTILEFYLRGTRNFVVPLYGGRKGHPVLMNTELYLSEMERLEGDKGLREIIDKYLKDVVFLDGDEGNVFDIDTIEDIEILKRMGYKIEES; from the coding sequence GTGAAACCGAAAAAAATATATGCCGTAATCCTTGCCGCAGGAGTCTCGCGGCGGTTGGGGGTGAGCAAGCTGACCCTCGAAATAGATGGCAGGAGCGTTATAAAGCGGTCCGTTGCACCTTTTCTCATAGACGAGGTCGAAAAGACCTTTGTAGTGGCATCCATTGACAGGGCGAAGATAGCGAAAGAGTTAAGGTGTCTAGAGACTGTTGAAATAATTGATAATCAGCATTATCATGAGGGTATATCATCCTCGGTGAAAGCCTCGCTGCCTTATATAAAAGGAGCGGATGGAGTCTTCTTTCACTTGGGTGACAAACCTTTTGTGAGGCCTGACCAGGTGAAGACAATCCTTGAGTTTTATCTCCGTGGAACCAGAAATTTTGTAGTTCCCTTGTATGGAGGAAGAAAAGGACATCCGGTCCTTATGAACACAGAGCTGTATCTTAGCGAGATGGAGCGGCTAGAAGGTGACAAAGGACTCAGGGAAATCATAGATAAATACCTCAAAGATGTGGTATTTTTGGATGGAGATGAAGGAAACGTCTTTGATATCGATACCATCGAAGACATAGAGATTTTAAAGAGGATGGGCTATAAGATTGAAGAAAGTTAA